In Candidatus Methylomirabilota bacterium, the genomic window CGGCACGGCGACGCGGCGGCGGCCATCGGCGCCATGATCGCGGCCACTGCGGACAAGATGTACAGCCTGAGCGAGGAGAACCGGTTCCTGGAGGTCACCTACGCCAACGGTGACAAGGAGGTCCTCTACTTCAAGGACTTCGCCTCCGGCGCCATGATCGAGTCGGTGGTGCGGCGGGCCAAGAAGATGGCCCTCAAGCGGCACATCGCCGGCGGAGGCAAGGGCCTCATCGCCGACGACCTGCTGGCCGCCGTGCGCGAAGAGTTCAAGGAGAACGAGGACCTGCCCAACACCACCCATCCCGACGACTGGGCCAAGATCGGGGGCCGCCGCGCCGAGCGGATCGTGGACGTGCGGCCGATCGTCACCGGCGCCGCACAACCTCTCCGCGACGTCGAAGCCGTGGTGACGACCGGTCAGTACCTCTGAGCCCGGCCGCGCCGGCGGGGCTGCAGGGGGCGACCGCCGCCTCCTGCAGTCCCCGCGCGCGGCTCAGCGCTGGGAAGCCCGAGGCTTTCGCAGCAGCCAGTAGTAGACCATGTGCTCGCGGCCGTTGACCTGCACCTTCACGGTCTGATCCGGCTTCCAGTCGCCCATGTCGAAATCGTGGGAGACGATGCGCGTCCCCGGGCGCAGCTCGGCGAAGAGCTTGGGGCGCAGCTTCATGTTGAGCGACTGCAGCAGATACAGCGTGACGACGGTGGCCTCGCGCAGATCGGCGTCGAAGAGATCGCCCTGGATGAAGCGCACGCGCTTGTCGACGCCCGCCTTGGCGGCGTTCACCGTGGCCTCCCGCACCCGCTCGGGATCGATGTCGTAGCCGACGCCCCGCGCCCCGTACTTCTTGGCGGCCGTGATCAGGATGCGGCCGTCGCCCGAGCCGAGATCGTAAACGAGATCGTTCTTGCCGACTTTGGCCATCTGGAGCATCTGGTCGACGACCGACTGGGGCGTCGGCACGTACTGCACGTCCGGCTCCCGGACCTTCTGCTGGGTCGTCGTCTGTCCGAGGGCGGTGGCAGCCACGACGGTGAGGGCGAGGACAAGGGCGAGCGAAACCCTGAGTGATCTCATCGTGAATTCTCTCCCGGGCCGGGGGTCACGCCGGCCGTCACGCGCATGACAAACACGCCACTGGCGAGGACCACGAGGCCCACGAGGGCGCCGACACCGGCATACCGTACGCTCGAATAGAGCAGGTACACCGCGACCAGGCAGAAGACGGCCGGGGTCGCGGGGTAGCCGGGGACGCGGAAGGGACGGCTGCGATGGGGATCCGTCCGACGCAAAACGAAAAGTGAGGCGACCGTCAGCAGGAAGAAGAACCAGAAGACCGGCGCGGTGTACTCCACCATCGTCTCGAAGCCGCGGCGGGTGAGCGCGCCGAGCAGGACGAGGGCGAGGGCCACCGCGCTCTGGGCCAGCACCGCGTTGACCGGCGTGCCAGTGCTGGCGTTCCACTGGCCGAGGAAGCGGAAGGCGCCGACGTCGCGGCCGACGGCGAAGGCGCTGCGCGCGCCGGTGAGGACCGCGGCGTTCGCCGACGTGAAGGCGGCGATGGCCACGAGCAGGGCCATGATGCCGGCGGCGGCGGGACCCAGGGCGCGGGCCAGCAGGTCGGCGGCGACCGCCTGCGAGCTCGCGGTGCCTTGGAGTCCGAGGCTCCGGAGGTAGACGAGATTGAGCCCCACGTAGAGCAGGGTGACGAGGACGATGCTCAGCACGAGGGCCCGGACCATGTTGCGGGCCGGGTCCCGCACCTCCGCCGAGACGTAGGCCGCCTCGTTCCATCCCCCATAGGTCAGCAGCACGAACACCATCACCAGCCCCAGCCCGGACGGCGTCACGGCGGGTGAGGCGCCGGCGGCCGGCGGAGCGGGAGCGACCATGAGCCCGGCCCCGGCCACGAGCAGGACTCCTAGGACCTCCAGCGTGGTGAACACGTTCTGGGTGGTCTTGCCGTGGCGGATGCCCAGGACGTTGATGCCGGTCAGTAGCGTGATGGCCAGCGCCGCCCAGATCGCCGGGCCGGCCGGGCCCAGGGAGAGGAGCGTCCCGAGGTAATCCCCCAGCACGAAGGCCAGCAGGGCGATCGATCCCGGCTGGATGACGCTGATGCGTGCCCACCCGAAGAGGAACGACAGGCGCGGGCCGAAGGCCCGACGCAGAAAGTGGTAGTCACCGCCCGGGTGCGGGTAGCTCGTGGTGAGCTCCGCGTAGCACAGGGCGCCCAACAGTGAGATCAGCCCGCCCGCCACCCAGGCCAGCACCACGACGCCTTCGCTGCCCGCGAACGAGGCCACCGGGGACGGTGTGCGAAAGATGCCGACGCCGATCACCGTGCCCACGATGAGGGCGATGGTGTCGCGCAGGCTCAGACTGGGCCGAGGCGCAGCCGACGGCGCCGGCGCCGACGCGGTCGGCGTCACGGGAAGGCGGGCCACGCCGGGAAATGGTACCGCAGGAGGCAAGCGTCCGCTCCGCTCGCCCGGCGCGCCGGACGACCGGCCGGTCAGGCGCGCCGGCGCCGGTTCAGGACGACCGCCGGACCAGGGACCATCCGCGCTCCCGGAGCTCGGCGTCGACCGCGGGCCGGGCGCGACGATCCACGCCCCGGCGCTCCGTCGGGTGGGGCAGGGTGTGCTGCCGGCGGTTGACGGCCGACCGGCGCTCCAGGACGACCTCGACCTCGTGCTCGCGGGCGAAGGCGGCTCTCAGCGCCTCGTAGAGATCGGCGCGGTCCGCGCGAACGATGAAGATGAGTCGATCCATGCTCCCGCGAGGCATCCTAGCGCAGAGGCCGGGACGAACGCGAGCATCTCGCGCCTCACGTCGCCGCCCGGCCGGGCTGAACGTCGCGCAGGAAGACGGCCAGGCTGCGGCCCTCCAGCCGGTAGGCGGCGCCGCCGTCGATCGGCGCCGGGGCCTCCGGACCTCGCGGGCGCCCGGTGTCGAACAGGGACGACCAGCGGACATCGGGCCGGCGGGCGGGCAGCGTGAAGTCGATCGGCTCGTGATGGGCGTTCAACAGGATCAGGAGCGTGTTGCCCACGGTCCGTTCGCCTTTCACGTCGACCTCTTCGATGGCCTCGCCGGCCAGCCGGAGGCCGAAGCAGCGGGTCTCGGACCCCCAGTCCGGCTCGCTCATCTCCTTGCCGTCGGGCCGGAACCAGGCCAGGTCTTCGACCTCGGAGCCGTAGATCCGGCGGCCGTGGAAGAACTGGCGCCGACGCAGAACCGGCTCGCGGCGGCGCAGCGCGATCAGATCGCGCGTGAATTGCAGCAGGTTCCCGCGGCGCTCGTCCAGATCCCAGTCGAGCCAGGACAGCTCGTTGTCCTGGCAGTAGGCGTTGTTGTTGCCCTGCTGGGTGCGGCCCGCCTCGTCGCCGGCGCAGAGCATGGGCACCCCCTGGGACAGCAGCAGCGTGGCCAGGAAGTTCCGCACCTGCCTCTCCCGCAGGGCGAGGACGGCCGGGTCGTCGGTGGGGCCCTCCACGCCGGAGTTCCAGGACACGTTGTGGTCGTGGCCGTCGCGGTTGTCCTCGCCATTGGCCTCGTTGTGCTTCTCGTTGTGGCTGACCAGGTCCTGGAGCGTGAAGCCGTCGTGGGCGGTGACGAAGTTCACGCTGGCGTACGGCTTGCGCCCGTCGCGACCGTACAGATCGCTGCTGCCGGTCAGCCGGTAGGCCAGCGACCCGGCCTGGCCCGCGTCGCCCTTCCAGAAGGCCCGCACGGTGTCCCGATAGATGCCGTTCCACTCCGCCCACAGGACGGGGAAGTTGCCGACCTGGTAGCCGCCTTCCCCCAGGTCCCACGGCTCGGCGATGAGCTTGACCTGGGAGATGACGGGATCCTGGTGGATGATGTCGAAGAAGGCGCCGAGCCGGTCGACGTCGCGCAGCTCCCGGGCCAGCGCCGAGGCCAGGTCGAAGCGGAAGCCGTCCACGTGCATGTCCTGGATCCAGTAGCGGAGGCTGTCCATGATGAGCTGCAGGGTGCGGGGATGCAGCATGTTCAGCGTGTTGCCACACCCGGTGTAGTCCATGTAGTAGCGGGGGTCATCGGCCACCAGGCGGTAGTACGAGGCGTTGTCGATCCCCCGGAAGCTCAGGGTCGGGCCCAGGTGGTTGCCCTCCGCCGTGTGGTTGTAGACGACGTCCAGGATGACCTCGATCCCCGCCCGGTGCAGCGTCTTCACCATCGTCTTGAACTCGCCCACCTGACCGTGCAACGACGCCGCGGCGGCGTAGGCCGAGTGGGGCGCGAAGAAGCCGATGGTGTTGTAGCCCCAGTAGTTGGTCAATCCGCGATCGAGCAGCGGCTTGTCCACGACGAAGTGGTGCACGGGCATCAGCTCGACCGCGGTGATGCCGAGCGCGGTCAGGTACTCGACGGCGGCCGGTGAGCCAAGGCCGGCACAGGTCCCCCGCTGGGCCTCCGGCACGTCCGGGTGTCGGGCCGTGAATCCCTTGACGTGGACCTCGTAGATGATCGTCTCGTTCCACGGGATGCGCAGCGGCCGGTCGTCCCCCCAGGCAAAGGTGGTGTCGATCACCACCCCCTTGGGCACGTAGGCGGCGCTGTCGCGGTCGTCCCGGGCCAGGTCGTCGCCGCTGCCGATCGGGTAGCCGAAGACCGCGTCGTTCCATGCCACGGTGCCGTCGAGCGCTCGCGCGTACGGGTCCAGCAGAAGCTTGGCCGGATTGAACCGGTGCCCCTGGCCAGGCTCCCAGGGCCCGTGTATGCGATAGCCGTAGCGCTGCCCGGGACGGACCTCGGGAAGGTAGATGTGCCAGACCTGATCCGTCTGCTCGACGATCGAGACGCGCGCCGTTTCGGTCTGGCTGTCGCGATCGAAGAGGCACAGCTCGACCCCGGTGGCGTGCTCGGAGAACAGGGCGAAGTTGACGCCGGCGCCGTCCCAGGTGGCGCCGAGCGGATAGGGCTGGCCGGGCTGCGTCTTCACGCGGTGACGAGCAAGCAACTCCGATGCCGGAGCCACGATGAGAAAAAGTTTCCTTACCCTTCGGCTGTCGCCAAAGACTTCTGTCGGCGCCCCGTGAAATAATGCCTGCACCGTGCTGAGCCGGTTCAGCCTACGGACCATTTTCGTCGTCGGGGTGCTCCTGGCCGGGGCCATCGTGGCGACGGTCATCGGCATCGGCTCGGCCTCCGCTATCCGCCGGCTGACCATCGCCCAGACGCTGGAGCGCCACGAGGAGCTGGCCAGACGCCTGGCCGCCGAGAGCGACCAGTTCCTGAGCCTGCATTTGCAGGCTGTGCGGATGGTGGCGGCCTTCGCCGCCGTCCAGACCGCCCTCGACACGAATAACGTCTCGTCGATGCTGCTCAGGACGAGAGAAAGTTACCCTGCGCTGGCGAGCCTGGGCGTCGTCGACCGGAACGGTCGCCTCGTCGTCGCCGACCTGTCGACCAGCCCCGGCGCCGATGGCTCCCCGGGGGACGATCTTTCCAAGCGGGCCTGGTGGAGGGAGATGCTGCTCTCCCGACGCCCGGTAGTCGACAAGAGCGTCGAGCCGAGCCTGCCGCAGGCGCCTCCCACGGTCGCGTTGGCCGCGCCGATCATCGACAGCCGCGGAGAGGTCGGGGGAGCGGTCACCGGCGCCCTCGACCTGGCCTTCGTGCAATC contains:
- the glgX gene encoding glycogen debranching protein GlgX: MKTQPGQPYPLGATWDGAGVNFALFSEHATGVELCLFDRDSQTETARVSIVEQTDQVWHIYLPEVRPGQRYGYRIHGPWEPGQGHRFNPAKLLLDPYARALDGTVAWNDAVFGYPIGSGDDLARDDRDSAAYVPKGVVIDTTFAWGDDRPLRIPWNETIIYEVHVKGFTARHPDVPEAQRGTCAGLGSPAAVEYLTALGITAVELMPVHHFVVDKPLLDRGLTNYWGYNTIGFFAPHSAYAAAASLHGQVGEFKTMVKTLHRAGIEVILDVVYNHTAEGNHLGPTLSFRGIDNASYYRLVADDPRYYMDYTGCGNTLNMLHPRTLQLIMDSLRYWIQDMHVDGFRFDLASALARELRDVDRLGAFFDIIHQDPVISQVKLIAEPWDLGEGGYQVGNFPVLWAEWNGIYRDTVRAFWKGDAGQAGSLAYRLTGSSDLYGRDGRKPYASVNFVTAHDGFTLQDLVSHNEKHNEANGEDNRDGHDHNVSWNSGVEGPTDDPAVLALRERQVRNFLATLLLSQGVPMLCAGDEAGRTQQGNNNAYCQDNELSWLDWDLDERRGNLLQFTRDLIALRRREPVLRRRQFFHGRRIYGSEVEDLAWFRPDGKEMSEPDWGSETRCFGLRLAGEAIEEVDVKGERTVGNTLLILLNAHHEPIDFTLPARRPDVRWSSLFDTGRPRGPEAPAPIDGGAAYRLEGRSLAVFLRDVQPGRAAT
- a CDS encoding proteasome ATPase, whose product is RHGDAAAAIGAMIAATADKMYSLSEENRFLEVTYANGDKEVLYFKDFASGAMIESVVRRAKKMALKRHIAGGGKGLIADDLLAAVREEFKENEDLPNTTHPDDWAKIGGRRAERIVDVRPIVTGAAQPLRDVEAVVTTGQYL
- a CDS encoding class I SAM-dependent methyltransferase, giving the protein MRSLRVSLALVLALTVVAATALGQTTTQQKVREPDVQYVPTPQSVVDQMLQMAKVGKNDLVYDLGSGDGRILITAAKKYGARGVGYDIDPERVREATVNAAKAGVDKRVRFIQGDLFDADLREATVVTLYLLQSLNMKLRPKLFAELRPGTRIVSHDFDMGDWKPDQTVKVQVNGREHMVYYWLLRKPRASQR
- a CDS encoding amino acid permease — its product is MARLPVTPTASAPAPSAAPRPSLSLRDTIALIVGTVIGVGIFRTPSPVASFAGSEGVVVLAWVAGGLISLLGALCYAELTTSYPHPGGDYHFLRRAFGPRLSFLFGWARISVIQPGSIALLAFVLGDYLGTLLSLGPAGPAIWAALAITLLTGINVLGIRHGKTTQNVFTTLEVLGVLLVAGAGLMVAPAPPAAGASPAVTPSGLGLVMVFVLLTYGGWNEAAYVSAEVRDPARNMVRALVLSIVLVTLLYVGLNLVYLRSLGLQGTASSQAVAADLLARALGPAAAGIMALLVAIAAFTSANAAVLTGARSAFAVGRDVGAFRFLGQWNASTGTPVNAVLAQSAVALALVLLGALTRRGFETMVEYTAPVFWFFFLLTVASLFVLRRTDPHRSRPFRVPGYPATPAVFCLVAVYLLYSSVRYAGVGALVGLVVLASGVFVMRVTAGVTPGPGENSR